One region of Microaerobacter geothermalis genomic DNA includes:
- a CDS encoding alpha/beta hydrolase: MTGNNQKTFTVSEKVTVEKVSFKNRYGITVAAVMYLAKDIDKSQKYPAIIVGTPYGGVKEQGAGIYAQAMAERGFAAIAFDESYNGESGGEPRHVSSPDIFVEDFSAAVDYIGTRPFVDRNKIGVIGICGSGGFAITAAQVDRRIKAVAAVSMYDMSRVMRNGWMDSMTDEQRGQMLDQLGEQRWKDFESGSPELTPAFPSEPVDIIPEGLDPISKEFFEYYAMKRGHHPNSIGAFTKTSAMSFMNFPLMNYIKSVSPRPILFIIGEHAHSRYFSEDAYKMAAEPKELYIVPNAGHVDLYDRTDLIPFDKLESFFKENM, encoded by the coding sequence ATGACAGGAAACAATCAAAAAACTTTTACAGTCAGTGAAAAAGTAACCGTTGAAAAGGTATCGTTTAAAAACAGGTATGGGATAACCGTTGCAGCGGTTATGTACTTGGCTAAGGATATTGATAAATCTCAAAAATATCCTGCCATCATTGTTGGCACGCCTTATGGCGGGGTTAAGGAACAAGGAGCTGGAATTTATGCACAAGCGATGGCAGAGCGCGGCTTTGCAGCTATCGCATTTGATGAATCTTACAACGGAGAAAGCGGCGGCGAGCCAAGACACGTTTCATCGCCGGACATCTTTGTTGAGGATTTCAGCGCGGCTGTGGATTATATAGGAACCCGTCCGTTTGTGGATAGAAACAAAATTGGGGTAATCGGCATTTGCGGAAGCGGAGGTTTTGCAATTACGGCTGCCCAGGTTGATAGAAGAATAAAAGCCGTTGCTGCCGTGAGTATGTACGATATGAGCAGAGTGATGCGCAATGGCTGGATGGATAGCATGACCGACGAACAGCGCGGCCAAATGCTCGACCAGCTTGGAGAGCAGCGCTGGAAAGATTTTGAAAGCGGGAGCCCGGAATTAACTCCGGCTTTTCCAAGCGAACCTGTTGACATTATTCCTGAAGGACTAGATCCTATTTCAAAGGAGTTTTTTGAATATTATGCAATGAAGCGCGGGCACCATCCCAATTCAATAGGCGCATTTACAAAAACAAGTGCCATGTCCTTTATGAATTTCCCTTTGATGAACTATATCAAATCAGTTTCGCCAAGACCTATTTTGTTTATCATTGGCGAACATGCGCATTCCAGATATTTTAGCGAAGACGCATATAAAATGGCCGCCGAACCTAAAGAGCTGTATATCGTACCTAATGCCGGGCATGTGGATCTCTATGACAGAACGGATTTAATTCCGTTTGATAAGCTGGAATCATTTTTCAAAGAAAATATGTAA
- a CDS encoding iron-containing alcohol dehydrogenase, with protein sequence MLGNFIYSNPTKLYFGEDSLKFLNEELPKYGKNVLFVYGGGSIKKTGLYDEIVKILKDNGKEIFEDAGVMPNPTVEKLYEGCKRAKDNNVDLILAVGGGSVCDYAKAVSVSAYCEEDPWDKYFLRMEDVDNKIIPVGCVLTMVGTGSEMNGGSVITNPATKQKIGHVFGENVFPKFSILNPVFTYTVPQYQMVAGFFDIMSHILEQYFSGDDDNTSDYIMEGLLKSLIHSSRIAVKNPKDYEARSNIMWTATWALNTLVAKGKSTDWMVHMIGQAIGGYTDATHGMTLSAVSLPYYRHIMPYGLQKFKRYAINVWNVNPEGKTDEQTAKEGLERMEAYMKEIGLVMNIKDLGVTEDMLDGIASNTFILKGGYKVLSHDEIVKILKDSM encoded by the coding sequence ATGTTAGGAAATTTTATCTATTCAAATCCCACTAAACTGTATTTCGGAGAGGACTCGCTCAAATTCTTAAATGAGGAGCTGCCAAAGTACGGGAAAAATGTACTGTTTGTCTACGGAGGCGGTTCTATTAAGAAAACCGGACTTTATGACGAGATTGTAAAAATTTTAAAGGACAACGGCAAAGAAATTTTTGAGGATGCGGGAGTTATGCCAAACCCTACGGTTGAAAAGCTGTATGAGGGCTGCAAAAGAGCAAAGGACAACAATGTGGATCTGATCTTGGCCGTGGGCGGCGGCTCGGTATGCGATTACGCAAAAGCCGTATCGGTTTCGGCCTATTGTGAGGAAGACCCGTGGGATAAATATTTTCTGCGCATGGAAGATGTGGACAACAAAATCATCCCCGTAGGATGCGTTCTGACAATGGTCGGCACCGGTTCTGAAATGAACGGCGGTTCCGTTATTACCAACCCTGCCACAAAGCAGAAAATCGGCCATGTGTTCGGCGAGAATGTTTTCCCGAAATTTTCAATATTAAATCCCGTATTCACCTATACCGTTCCGCAATATCAAATGGTGGCCGGATTCTTTGATATCATGTCGCATATTCTGGAGCAATATTTTTCCGGTGATGACGACAACACCTCGGATTATATTATGGAGGGATTGTTGAAATCCTTGATCCACAGTTCAAGGATTGCCGTTAAAAATCCCAAAGATTACGAAGCAAGGAGCAACATTATGTGGACCGCGACATGGGCGCTCAATACCCTTGTTGCCAAAGGCAAATCCACAGACTGGATGGTTCACATGATAGGGCAGGCTATCGGCGGTTATACCGATGCTACTCACGGCATGACTCTATCCGCCGTCTCCTTGCCGTATTACCGGCACATCATGCCTTACGGGCTTCAAAAATTCAAGCGCTATGCAATCAACGTCTGGAATGTAAATCCCGAAGGGAAAACAGATGAACAGACCGCCAAAGAAGGACTTGAACGGATGGAAGCATATATGAAAGAAATCGGCCTTGTGATGAACATCAAAGACTTGGGTGTGACTGAAGATATGCTTGATGGCATTGCATCGAACACATTTATTTTAAAAGGCGGATATAAAGTGCTTTCTCATGATGAAATCGTAAAAATTTTAAAAGA